The following are from one region of the Diceros bicornis minor isolate mBicDic1 chromosome 37, mDicBic1.mat.cur, whole genome shotgun sequence genome:
- the LOC131398981 gene encoding olfactory receptor 2L2-like, whose translation MENSNQTSTDFILLGLFPPSRIGLSLFILTVLIFLMALCGNLSMILLILLDTHLHTPMYFLLSQLSLMDLNYISTIVPKMAFNFLFGNTSISFFGCWIQSFFFLTLAIAEAFLLTSMAFDHYVAICFPLHYPIRINKRVCVLMITGSWTMASINSCAHTAYALQIPYCRSRAINHFFCDVPAMLTPACVDTWVYEYTVFMSTTLFLVFPFIGIACSYGRVLLAVYHTQSAEGRKKAYSTCSTHLTVVTFYYAPFVYTYLRPRFLRSPTEDKVLAVFYTILTPMLNPIIYSLRNREVMGALRRVIQRICAVKM comes from the coding sequence ATGGAAAATTCTAATCAAACATCAACTGATTTCATCTTATTGGGATTGTTTCCACCATCAAGAATTGGACTGTCCCTGTTCATTCTCACTGTTCTCATTTTCCTAATGGCTCTGTGTGGCAATCTGTCCATGATCCTTCTCATCCTCCTGGACACCCATCTGCACACACCCATGTATTTCCTCCTTAGTCAGCTCTCTCTCATGGACCTGAACTACATCTCTACCATTGTCCCCAAAATGGCTTTCAATTTTCTGTTTGGAAATACATCTATCTCCTTCTTTGGGTGTTGGATTCAGAGCTTCTTCTTCTTAACTTTAGCAATTGCTGAAGCCTTTCTCTTGACTTCTATGGCCTTTGATCATTATGTGGCTATTTGCTTTCCTCTCCACTATCCCATTCGTATAAACAAAAGAGTGTGTGTGCTGATGATAACAGGATCTTGGACAATGGCCTCTATCAACTCCTGTGCCCACACTGCTTATGCCCTCCAAATCCCTTACTGTCGATCCAGGGCCATTAACCATTTCTTCTGTGATGTCCCAGCCATGTTGACCCCGGCCTGCGTGGATACCTGGGTTTATGAGTACACAGTGTTTATGAGCACCACTCTCTTCCTTGTGTTTCCTTTTATTGGCATTGCATGTTCCTATGGCCGGGTTCTCCTTGCTGTCTACCACACGCAGTCagcagaagggaggaagaaggcCTATTCGACCTGTAGCACCCACCTGACTGTGGTGACTTTCTATTATGCTCCCTTTGTTTACACTTATCTACGCCCAAGATTCCTCCGATCTCCAACAGAGGACAAGGTTCTGGCTGTCTTCTACACCATCTTGACCCCAATGCTCAACCCCATCATCTACAGCCTGAGAAACAGAGAGGTGATGGGGGCCCTGAGAAGAGTGATTCAGAGAATCTGTGCTGTGAAAATGTAG